One part of the Thiothrix nivea DSM 5205 genome encodes these proteins:
- the msrA gene encoding peptide-methionine (S)-S-oxide reductase MsrA, giving the protein MKHATSPPRKPMILTEGHVVKGTRLLPPFPDGLETAIFGRGCFWGVERRFWEIAGVYTTATGYAGGELEHLTYHDVCGGRTGHAEVVLVVYDPKIVSYEKLLKVFWDGHRPGTKGRGAKITSQYRSVIFTTTEEQAQLAQASLQRYRQGLNLKDDEEVITEVLPAPSFYYAEQYHQQYQARR; this is encoded by the coding sequence ATGAAACACGCTACTTCACCACCACGCAAACCCATGATCCTGACCGAAGGCCATGTGGTCAAGGGCACGCGCCTGCTCCCCCCGTTTCCGGATGGGCTGGAAACCGCCATTTTCGGACGGGGCTGTTTCTGGGGGGTCGAACGCCGCTTCTGGGAAATTGCGGGCGTCTACACCACCGCAACCGGCTATGCAGGCGGAGAACTGGAGCACCTCACCTATCATGATGTCTGCGGAGGCCGGACCGGGCACGCCGAAGTCGTACTGGTTGTTTACGACCCGAAAATCGTTTCCTACGAAAAGCTGCTGAAGGTATTCTGGGATGGCCATCGCCCCGGCACGAAAGGCCGTGGTGCCAAAATCACCAGTCAGTACCGCTCGGTCATCTTCACCACCACAGAGGAACAGGCACAACTGGCGCAAGCATCATTGCAGCGCTATCGTCAGGGTCTGAACCTGAAAGATGATGAGGAGGTAATCACGGAAGTTTTACCCGCCCCGTCATTCTATTACGCCGAACAGTACCACCAGCAATACCAGGCCAGGCGCTAG
- the tnpC gene encoding IS66 family transposase, which yields MLKDKLKQLLGEPKDLAQAKQVIDLLLDMVEAQQEQLDALGDRRSSNSRNSSKPPSSDSPSDRKQRAKQKNGSGRKQGGQPGHKGHHRALHPESAVDRFHQWYPGSCLCGGEVMPSGKGPLRHQIIDLPEVRPLITEHCLHHGCCCRCGTPQYAQLPDSVSGSSFGPRLHACVALLNGQFHLSDRQIREYLQIFHELRVSLGSVSNMQGRITPWLWPLAQEVRDYLRKLPWVHADETTHWHKQEQRWMWVLAAPQAAYFQTHYSRGKLAADNLLGEDFQVILVSDRHGAYKTVPAERRQFCIPHLIRNFKKMVQRRGIDGHMGKKIVKSLQLLIRIDHRRQQGLAESHFRRRCCKVREQLVGHLQRGMEVCRKKSRNQCEKLLKDIGCLFTFIRHPGLPLTNNEAERAIRPYVIWRKTSFATQSARGDRFRAHILTVVETCKRQGLSALRILRDTCWQGLTGQPITTSVLAGKAVMAA from the coding sequence ATGCTGAAAGACAAGCTCAAACAACTGCTGGGAGAACCGAAGGATCTGGCTCAGGCAAAACAGGTTATCGACCTGCTGTTGGATATGGTGGAAGCCCAGCAGGAGCAACTTGATGCCTTGGGAGACCGGCGTTCCAGCAACTCCCGGAATTCATCAAAACCGCCTTCCAGTGACAGCCCGAGTGACCGTAAACAGCGTGCAAAGCAAAAGAATGGTAGTGGCCGCAAACAAGGTGGGCAACCGGGGCATAAAGGCCATCACCGTGCCCTGCATCCTGAAAGTGCAGTTGACCGTTTTCACCAGTGGTATCCGGGTAGCTGCCTGTGTGGTGGTGAAGTGATGCCCAGCGGCAAAGGGCCCCTGCGTCATCAGATCATCGACTTGCCGGAAGTCCGTCCGCTGATTACGGAACACTGTCTGCATCACGGTTGTTGCTGCCGTTGCGGTACACCGCAATATGCCCAATTGCCCGATAGCGTATCCGGCAGCTCGTTTGGCCCGCGCCTACATGCCTGTGTGGCCTTGCTGAATGGCCAGTTCCACCTCAGTGACCGCCAGATCAGGGAATACCTGCAAATCTTCCATGAACTGCGGGTCAGCTTAGGCAGCGTCAGCAACATGCAAGGCCGGATCACCCCCTGGCTGTGGCCGCTGGCGCAGGAAGTGCGTGATTACCTGCGCAAACTTCCCTGGGTACATGCCGATGAAACTACCCACTGGCACAAACAGGAACAACGCTGGATGTGGGTACTGGCAGCACCCCAGGCGGCTTACTTCCAGACCCACTATTCACGCGGCAAACTGGCGGCTGACAATCTGCTGGGCGAAGATTTTCAGGTAATCCTGGTCAGTGATCGGCATGGCGCTTATAAAACTGTCCCTGCCGAACGCCGCCAGTTCTGCATCCCGCATTTAATCCGGAATTTTAAGAAAATGGTGCAACGGCGCGGTATTGACGGCCATATGGGCAAGAAAATCGTCAAATCACTGCAACTGTTGATACGGATTGACCACCGCCGCCAGCAAGGACTGGCTGAAAGCCATTTCCGACGACGATGCTGTAAAGTTCGGGAACAATTGGTCGGCCATTTACAACGCGGCATGGAAGTATGCCGGAAGAAATCCCGCAACCAGTGCGAAAAGCTGTTAAAGGATATTGGGTGTCTGTTTACCTTCATCAGGCATCCCGGTTTGCCCCTGACCAACAATGAAGCCGAGCGGGCTATCCGGCCTTATGTGATCTGGCGCAAAACCAGCTTTGCCACCCAGTCTGCACGCGGCGACCGCTTCCGGGCTCATATCCTGACCGTGGTGGAAACCTGCAAGCGGCAGGGTTTGTCAGCATTGCGGATTTTGCGGGATACCTGCTGGCAGGGGCTGACCGGGCAGCCGATTACAACATCCGTCCTGGCTGGGAAAGCGGTAATGGCTGCATAG
- a CDS encoding tetratricopeptide repeat protein yields the protein MKRNLLILIFLAFSPTKLLMADNVSPTLEASDSFPLGSWDNPVKCNSPSGEREYLSRLRCSSGDMVDFERLGNSGEGVFGNIVDDYELRCINSKKTVHVYMDMYHDYRESQPIDGFSIISDEWGKEISSALDLLESKKYNEALHVSEKAVEELPPDNIIDDRKYVTYYLIGMIHMNERIFHKAQVAFLKSVTLQESFPSKKDERFYEKVIIFYSLALAYDNKSKEALSILERKINPCSSKKESLCNALKSEKKLIPSLESLINEY from the coding sequence ATGAAACGTAACTTGTTAATTCTAATATTTTTAGCTTTTTCACCTACAAAATTACTCATGGCAGATAACGTATCACCTACGCTTGAAGCAAGTGATAGCTTCCCTCTTGGTTCTTGGGATAATCCGGTGAAATGTAATTCTCCTAGTGGTGAACGTGAATACCTTTCAAGGCTGCGTTGCTCATCTGGCGATATGGTCGATTTTGAAAGATTAGGAAACTCCGGTGAAGGGGTATTTGGAAATATTGTTGATGATTATGAGTTGAGATGTATTAACTCAAAAAAGACTGTTCATGTATATATGGATATGTATCATGATTATCGAGAGAGTCAACCTATAGATGGATTTAGTATAATTTCTGATGAGTGGGGTAAAGAGATTTCTTCTGCTTTAGACTTATTAGAATCAAAAAAATATAATGAAGCACTTCATGTATCTGAAAAGGCTGTGGAAGAACTACCCCCTGATAATATTATTGACGATAGAAAATATGTTACATATTATTTAATTGGAATGATTCATATGAATGAAAGAATCTTTCATAAAGCACAGGTTGCCTTTTTAAAGTCAGTAACTTTGCAAGAAAGCTTTCCATCTAAGAAAGATGAACGGTTTTATGAGAAAGTAATAATATTTTATTCGCTTGCCCTAGCATATGATAATAAAAGCAAAGAAGCATTATCTATCTTGGAAAGAAAAATAAACCCATGTTCTTCTAAAAAAGAATCTCTTTGTAATGCTCTAAAAAGTGAAAAAAAATTAATTCCTTCTCTGGAAAGTCTTATTAATGAATATTGA
- a CDS encoding ATP-binding protein, translating into MQRHQLRFLENWLQRKNRKPLIIRGARQVGKSTLVELFAKQGGRNLHNVNLERFPELADVFASKNPEQIMAQIEFLPGMPLVNEEPLLFLDEIQAVPQAIPALRYFYEDMPELPVVSAGSLLEFALSEHQFSMPVGRVQYLHMGPMRFSEFLLAIGEAKLAEFILNYQYGDPVADIAHKRLLELLRSYYFVGGMPEAVAVFADTGSYREVSGVHNSIIDTYREDFPKYAGSRNLVRMLNVFNFAARNVGVKVKYSNISAQDQSATLKKDLELLAMARVISKVVHSHCSGLPLQADIEEKVFKLLFLDVGLMNAISGLNWRVLSQLDEMKLINGGAIAEQFIGQHLQGILADTPNRELTYWLREGRTANAEVDFVIALQGQILPVEIKAGATGSMKSLHQFMGEKGQALAIRFDANLPDDFEINTTIRKGDTIKGVNYRLLSLPVYLVERLDEIVASCLEKPANPGQTTHPSC; encoded by the coding sequence ATGCAACGTCATCAGCTCCGCTTCCTTGAAAACTGGTTACAGAGAAAAAACAGAAAGCCGCTGATTATCAGAGGCGCTCGCCAAGTCGGAAAATCAACTCTGGTTGAACTGTTTGCCAAACAGGGTGGGCGCAACCTGCATAACGTCAATCTGGAGCGATTCCCGGAACTTGCTGACGTATTCGCCAGCAAGAATCCGGAGCAGATCATGGCGCAGATCGAATTTCTACCCGGTATGCCCTTGGTCAATGAAGAGCCATTGTTATTTCTGGATGAGATTCAGGCAGTGCCACAGGCCATTCCAGCCTTACGCTATTTTTATGAGGATATGCCGGAGCTTCCCGTCGTCAGTGCGGGGTCATTGCTGGAATTTGCCCTGAGTGAGCATCAGTTTTCCATGCCGGTAGGACGTGTCCAGTACCTGCACATGGGGCCGATGCGCTTTAGTGAATTTCTGTTGGCAATTGGGGAGGCTAAACTAGCTGAATTCATTCTGAATTATCAATACGGCGACCCTGTTGCTGACATCGCCCACAAACGCCTGCTGGAGCTGTTGCGCAGTTACTATTTTGTCGGTGGTATGCCTGAGGCAGTTGCGGTATTTGCCGATACCGGGAGTTACCGCGAAGTCAGTGGTGTACATAACTCCATCATTGATACCTATCGGGAAGATTTCCCCAAGTATGCCGGTTCGCGGAATCTGGTTCGCATGTTGAACGTCTTCAATTTCGCCGCCAGAAATGTGGGTGTGAAAGTTAAGTACTCCAATATCTCGGCGCAGGATCAGAGTGCAACCCTCAAAAAAGACCTGGAATTACTGGCAATGGCGCGGGTTATCAGCAAGGTCGTGCACAGCCATTGCTCTGGTTTGCCGTTACAGGCTGATATTGAAGAGAAAGTTTTCAAATTGCTGTTTCTGGATGTGGGCTTGATGAACGCTATCAGCGGCCTGAACTGGCGGGTGCTTTCCCAACTGGACGAAATGAAACTGATCAATGGAGGAGCTATTGCCGAGCAGTTTATCGGTCAGCACCTGCAAGGCATTCTGGCTGATACACCGAATCGGGAACTGACCTACTGGCTGCGGGAAGGGCGTACAGCCAATGCAGAAGTGGACTTTGTGATTGCCTTGCAAGGGCAGATTCTGCCGGTAGAAATCAAGGCAGGCGCTACCGGTAGCATGAAATCCCTGCATCAGTTCATGGGAGAAAAGGGGCAAGCCTTGGCGATCCGTTTTGATGCCAACTTACCGGACGATTTTGAAATCAATACCACCATCCGTAAGGGCGATACTATCAAGGGTGTGAATTACCGGCTGTTATCCCTGCCGGTGTATCTGGTGGAAAGGCTTGATGAGATTGTGGCATCCTGTCTGGAAAAGCCAGCTAATCCCGGCCAGACCACTCATCCCAGCTGCTGA
- a CDS encoding WD40 repeat domain-containing protein has protein sequence MKNAEEWLVLVMRPRSDPFKELLSLILPYIYKDPVDQLEKASHLLEVIRSKDINISYLAKIILKTCHKTRLLLIIDQFEELYTLNTIDSSQKTFIDLCLSHLSYNDNNELIDIDSNISILCAMRSDFMGAAIAYNKIGRVLNDFPCEILGQMTVDELQSAIELPAHKCNISFETGLVDRILHDVGSDHGYLPLLEFTLSLLWEGISYNKITHERYNAVGGVKEALTQYANNVYNEFSSDQKQQIEYIFIQLVQPNEDARDTKQVAYKAYFNKKMWDLVTILADKRLVVTGGSGDSEQVEIIHETLIDYWGLLKNWIDKNRHFRYWQNYLRQAIREWEKNNKDIGGLLRGKALLEAEENLLSFKRFLGEKEILYIESSSNLKKKEEKKGKQRFQIAILIGIFASIGFLGALYFYSISENALAKAKKSELISNDQKNKALKTQSLFLADLAKQELEKGAVDIGALLALNALPQNGGIERPYVIEAEHQLRQGVIKHLDKNIIEIEKPVFVISLSHNEKQLAVAAGTNIQLYNTESFKNEGELVSKLSNVVFIAHTKNDFILATYNNGEVKLWDTKKKKVIVQFDGHRDAVYFADFNSTETLLATASKDKTIKIWDIHSGKELKSFAGHDSIVTKVFFSPDDKKLLSASRDKTARMWDVEKGKELFKFGHKSYVFDAKFKPEGDIVATASADGEIKLWDALTGKLITILDRHTDSVYNLEFEPKIKSSYGSHYSDSDLLLSSSADNTARLWYVGATDYRLGHEKFGSQLAVLQKHKSPIMISKFTEDAKYIITASKDGVVCLWRNLGNKSVLREFFKAHEEGVFDVAMFSDHMRLITASSDKYIYIWSLKNKLKEIATPNEELVPDEENMMGYFPLHKKIFFNHSSFISVLNTYSGSFTKLIENIEAPKITRNIENDTNSWIPIKKDDKLFYIDLLSGNKKTISGFKPLSSITFSNAVFNRRKELFAYFNENILSIYDFSNGDPKLTYQHIFDNIKKIDFTTNGDYFVLISTGESYIIDINRNKILTRLSHDKEFDNFRLSEDKKTYASWQNHYEKYFRNINSAPSKKVSIFHIANGKNIALSYESEPLTVKLSPDSLSIAILYVDGAMRYWNAIDGKLLFEYKDKTNILSGVNFNLDGKYLFLSSQDKVIIYNIQLRKTIAEIPVNTAWNSYFTYALDYNKILIISNEELAIWNILLNQSELISMAKKIFPRSLSNEEKKRYFLE, from the coding sequence ATTAAGAATGCTGAAGAATGGTTGGTATTAGTCATGCGACCACGGTCAGATCCATTTAAAGAACTATTATCACTAATTCTTCCATATATATATAAAGATCCCGTTGATCAGCTTGAAAAAGCATCTCATCTTTTGGAAGTTATTCGTTCAAAAGATATTAACATTAGTTATCTTGCGAAAATAATTCTTAAGACTTGTCATAAAACCAGACTGCTATTAATAATCGACCAATTTGAAGAGCTCTATACTCTCAATACTATTGACTCTTCTCAGAAGACATTCATTGATTTATGTTTATCACACTTATCATATAATGATAATAATGAACTGATAGACATTGATAGCAATATTAGCATTTTATGCGCTATGCGAAGTGATTTTATGGGAGCGGCAATTGCATATAATAAAATAGGGCGTGTACTTAATGACTTTCCATGTGAGATTTTAGGTCAAATGACTGTAGATGAATTACAGTCAGCAATCGAGCTACCAGCACATAAATGCAATATTAGTTTTGAAACTGGCTTAGTTGATCGAATTCTCCATGATGTAGGCTCTGATCATGGTTATTTGCCACTCCTGGAATTTACTCTTTCGCTGCTTTGGGAGGGTATAAGCTATAATAAAATCACACATGAAAGATATAATGCCGTAGGTGGAGTTAAAGAAGCACTGACTCAATATGCTAATAATGTATATAACGAATTTTCTAGCGATCAGAAACAACAAATTGAATATATTTTCATACAATTAGTTCAGCCTAACGAAGATGCTCGGGATACCAAGCAAGTAGCCTACAAGGCTTATTTTAATAAAAAAATGTGGGATTTAGTAACCATCTTAGCAGATAAAAGACTTGTAGTGACAGGAGGAAGCGGTGATTCTGAACAAGTTGAAATTATTCATGAGACTTTGATTGATTATTGGGGTTTACTGAAAAACTGGATTGACAAAAATAGGCATTTCAGATATTGGCAGAATTATTTGCGGCAGGCAATAAGAGAGTGGGAAAAAAATAATAAAGATATAGGCGGATTATTAAGAGGAAAGGCACTGCTAGAAGCTGAAGAAAACTTACTTTCTTTTAAACGATTTTTAGGAGAAAAAGAAATTTTATACATCGAATCCAGTTCTAATTTAAAGAAAAAGGAAGAAAAGAAAGGCAAACAAAGATTTCAAATAGCTATATTAATTGGAATATTCGCAAGCATCGGCTTTCTGGGGGCGCTATATTTTTATTCCATATCAGAAAATGCTTTAGCTAAAGCCAAAAAAAGTGAATTGATATCTAATGATCAAAAAAACAAAGCTCTAAAAACACAATCTTTGTTTTTAGCAGACCTAGCTAAGCAAGAATTGGAAAAAGGCGCTGTTGATATTGGTGCACTGCTTGCACTAAACGCCTTACCTCAAAATGGCGGCATAGAAAGACCATATGTCATTGAGGCTGAACATCAATTACGACAAGGTGTCATTAAGCATCTGGATAAAAATATCATAGAAATTGAAAAACCCGTCTTTGTTATTTCTTTATCTCATAATGAAAAACAATTAGCTGTTGCAGCAGGTACCAATATACAATTATATAACACAGAATCATTTAAAAATGAAGGTGAGTTGGTAAGTAAACTTAGTAATGTGGTTTTTATAGCTCATACTAAAAATGACTTTATACTAGCCACGTATAATAATGGAGAAGTTAAACTATGGGACACAAAGAAAAAAAAAGTAATAGTACAATTCGATGGTCACAGAGATGCAGTTTATTTTGCAGATTTTAATTCTACTGAAACTTTACTTGCAACAGCTTCAAAAGATAAAACCATTAAGATATGGGATATTCACTCTGGAAAAGAACTCAAATCATTTGCAGGACATGATTCAATTGTTACAAAGGTATTTTTCTCCCCCGACGACAAAAAGTTATTAAGTGCTTCTCGCGATAAAACTGCTAGGATGTGGGATGTGGAAAAAGGTAAAGAGTTGTTTAAATTTGGACATAAAAGCTATGTCTTTGATGCAAAGTTTAAACCAGAAGGAGATATAGTTGCAACCGCATCAGCAGATGGAGAAATTAAATTATGGGACGCATTGACAGGCAAGTTAATAACCATACTGGATCGACATACAGACAGTGTTTATAACTTGGAGTTTGAGCCAAAAATAAAATCTTCATATGGCTCTCATTATAGTGATTCTGATCTATTACTATCTAGTTCAGCAGATAATACTGCAAGACTATGGTACGTTGGCGCTACAGACTATCGCTTAGGCCATGAAAAGTTTGGTAGCCAATTAGCTGTTCTACAGAAACATAAATCACCAATTATGATTTCAAAATTTACTGAAGATGCCAAATACATTATTACCGCATCGAAGGATGGTGTTGTTTGTTTATGGAGAAACCTCGGAAATAAGTCAGTTTTACGGGAATTTTTCAAAGCACACGAGGAAGGTGTCTTCGATGTTGCTATGTTTTCAGACCATATGAGATTAATTACTGCATCATCAGATAAATATATTTACATATGGAGTCTAAAGAATAAATTAAAAGAAATTGCCACTCCTAATGAAGAGCTTGTTCCTGATGAAGAGAATATGATGGGGTATTTTCCCCTTCATAAAAAAATATTTTTCAACCACTCTAGCTTTATAAGCGTCTTAAATACATATTCAGGCTCATTTACAAAATTAATAGAAAATATAGAAGCTCCAAAAATTACAAGAAATATAGAAAATGACACCAACTCATGGATACCAATAAAAAAAGATGACAAACTATTTTACATTGATTTACTTTCTGGGAACAAGAAAACCATAAGCGGCTTTAAACCACTTAGCTCAATAACCTTTTCGAATGCTGTTTTTAACCGCAGAAAGGAGCTATTCGCATATTTCAATGAAAATATATTGTCAATATATGATTTTTCAAATGGGGATCCAAAATTAACCTATCAACATATTTTTGATAATATAAAGAAAATAGACTTTACCACGAACGGAGATTACTTTGTTTTAATTTCTACTGGAGAATCTTATATTATCGATATAAACAGGAATAAAATTCTGACTCGCTTAAGTCATGATAAGGAATTCGATAATTTCAGACTTAGCGAAGACAAAAAAACTTACGCTTCTTGGCAAAATCATTATGAAAAATACTTTCGTAATATAAATAGCGCCCCTTCCAAAAAAGTAAGTATATTTCATATTGCGAATGGCAAAAATATTGCACTGAGTTATGAATCTGAGCCTTTAACTGTAAAACTTAGCCCTGACAGCCTGTCTATTGCGATTTTATATGTTGATGGTGCAATGCGATATTGGAATGCCATAGATGGGAAGCTGTTATTTGAATACAAAGATAAAACCAATATATTGAGCGGAGTCAATTTTAATCTGGATGGCAAATATCTATTTCTCTCCTCCCAAGATAAAGTTATTATATATAATATACAATTGAGAAAAACAATTGCCGAAATACCGGTAAATACAGCATGGAACTCATATTTCACTTATGCTTTAGATTACAATAAAATTCTAATAATTTCTAATGAAGAGTTGGCAATTTGGAATATCTTATTAAATCAAAGCGAATTAATATCAATGGCAAAAAAAATCTTTCCCCGCAGTCTTAGCAATGAGGAGAAGAAACGTTATTTTTTAGAATGA
- the tnpC gene encoding IS66 family transposase, whose translation MPALAHPLPTTLDEAHQLIVRQQERIAGLEKQAARVVVLEQQVETLQKQLEELVAKLGSSSRNSSKPPSSDSPEQRAARPKRKGSGRPHGGQPGHPRHERALYPPEQVTRTEQYFPESTCACGGAVAVDWENPYRHQVTDIAPPPPPEVTEHQFYHGVCQSCGNQHHSQWPDWVPSGQMGAGVIAWIVVLAGQFRLSMRQTQLLLWEVWQVRFSTGAISKAQGKSIPWMGPLYRQVGEHVRGQAVCHADETRHYRGTNTYWLWALADNTVTYFMTHYSRGKAAADALLGSFTGYLVTDHFSGYGNVPPERRQLCWAHLIRHFRKMAGRCGGGGMVGKRLLLIACATVRTHHRWQQHPEGAARYRRRILRLRRSFQATLSLGEALDNCKRTRNQCKHLRKDEAMCWTFLKDTRIPLTNNRAERVIRPYVQWRKTSFASQSAQGDRFRPTVLTVLGTARQLGMDMATLMRYVCSQGLAHKPVAVRFPLGQVCTRKPLQMA comes from the coding sequence TTGCCAGCCCTAGCCCACCCACTGCCGACCACCCTTGATGAAGCACATCAGCTGATCGTGCGCCAACAGGAACGGATAGCCGGGTTGGAGAAGCAAGCGGCACGGGTAGTGGTGTTGGAACAGCAAGTCGAAACGCTGCAAAAACAGCTCGAAGAACTGGTGGCCAAACTGGGCAGCAGTTCCCGCAACAGCTCCAAACCGCCGTCCTCAGACAGCCCGGAACAACGGGCAGCCCGTCCAAAACGCAAGGGGAGTGGCCGCCCGCATGGCGGGCAACCCGGCCATCCACGCCACGAACGGGCGTTATATCCCCCCGAACAAGTGACCCGCACTGAACAGTATTTCCCGGAAAGCACCTGCGCCTGTGGTGGGGCAGTGGCGGTTGACTGGGAAAACCCTTACCGCCATCAGGTCACGGACATCGCCCCTCCGCCGCCACCCGAGGTGACGGAGCACCAGTTTTACCACGGTGTCTGCCAATCCTGCGGCAACCAACACCACAGCCAGTGGCCGGACTGGGTCCCCAGCGGGCAAATGGGTGCGGGTGTGATTGCCTGGATTGTGGTGCTGGCCGGACAGTTTCGCCTGTCGATGCGCCAAACCCAGCTCCTGTTGTGGGAAGTCTGGCAGGTGCGCTTCAGCACCGGGGCGATCAGCAAAGCGCAAGGCAAATCCATCCCGTGGATGGGGCCGCTGTACCGTCAGGTCGGTGAGCATGTGCGTGGGCAGGCGGTCTGCCATGCCGATGAAACCCGCCATTACCGTGGCACGAACACCTACTGGTTATGGGCATTGGCGGACAACACCGTCACGTACTTCATGACCCATTACTCACGCGGCAAGGCTGCCGCCGATGCCTTGTTGGGCAGTTTTACCGGTTATCTGGTGACAGACCACTTCAGCGGTTACGGCAATGTCCCGCCCGAACGGCGGCAACTGTGCTGGGCACACCTGATCCGGCACTTCCGCAAGATGGCCGGGCGTTGTGGCGGAGGGGGAATGGTTGGCAAACGCCTGCTGCTGATTGCCTGCGCCACCGTCCGCACCCATCACCGCTGGCAACAGCACCCCGAAGGGGCGGCACGCTACCGGCGGCGGATACTGCGCCTGCGCCGCAGCTTCCAGGCCACCCTCAGCCTGGGCGAAGCATTGGATAACTGCAAACGCACCCGCAACCAATGCAAACATCTCCGTAAAGATGAGGCCATGTGCTGGACTTTCCTCAAGGATACACGCATTCCCCTCACCAATAACCGCGCTGAACGGGTGATCCGCCCCTACGTGCAATGGCGTAAGACCAGTTTTGCCAGCCAGTCGGCACAAGGGGACAGGTTCCGGCCAACCGTGCTGACCGTGTTGGGGACTGCCCGGCAATTGGGGATGGATATGGCAACCCTGATGCGCTATGTGTGCTCCCAAGGCTTGGCTCATAAGCCGGTCGCCGTGCGCTTCCCCTTGGGGCAGGTCTGTACCCGCAAACCGCTACAAATGGCGTGA
- a CDS encoding DUF3368 domain-containing protein: MTQQAIINSSPLIFLSKAGYLDLLKTTADEILVPQPVIMEIQRRGKQDITAQALAKAGWLSSIEVTPHPLILAWDLGIGETSVLSYALHKPNINVVIDDGLARKCAETHEIPLLGTLGIVLRAKQQGLISAARPIMQELKRHGMYLKDSTLDQALALIGE; this comes from the coding sequence GTGACGCAGCAGGCCATCATCAACAGTTCCCCACTGATCTTCCTCTCCAAAGCGGGCTACTTGGATTTACTCAAAACAACGGCAGATGAAATCCTTGTACCCCAACCTGTCATCATGGAAATTCAACGGCGTGGCAAACAGGATATTACCGCACAGGCTCTAGCCAAAGCTGGCTGGTTAAGCAGCATAGAGGTTACGCCTCATCCACTGATTCTGGCTTGGGATTTGGGCATCGGCGAAACCAGTGTATTGAGCTACGCCTTGCACAAGCCCAACATCAACGTCGTGATTGACGACGGGTTGGCGCGAAAATGCGCCGAAACCCATGAAATTCCCTTACTGGGAACCTTGGGGATTGTACTGAGGGCAAAACAGCAAGGGTTAATCAGCGCCGCACGCCCAATAATGCAGGAACTGAAACGGCACGGCATGTATCTGAAAGACTCCACACTGGATCAAGCATTGGCCTTGATCGGCGAGTGA
- a CDS encoding sulfite oxidase-like oxidoreductase — protein sequence MPTRGFGSRRRRKSSDGRLPPGQSLTTGFPVLTAGPTARVNLEEWRFKIKVGPKAVASWTWEEFNNLPQTRITTDIHCVTTWSKFDTVWSGVTVDDLLTAAGLDLQALPTRFILAHSVDGYSTNVPVADLTKGKAMVATHYDDQPILAEHGGPVRLLVPHLYFWKSAKWVNALQFTEKDTAGFWELRGYHMRGDPFKEERYSGD from the coding sequence ATGCCCACCCGAGGATTTGGCAGCCGTAGACGCCGTAAGTCCAGCGATGGACGCTTGCCTCCCGGCCAGTCATTAACTACCGGTTTTCCAGTATTGACCGCAGGCCCGACCGCCCGCGTCAATCTGGAAGAATGGCGTTTCAAGATCAAGGTCGGCCCCAAAGCGGTAGCCTCGTGGACGTGGGAGGAGTTTAACAACCTCCCGCAAACCCGCATTACCACCGACATCCACTGCGTCACCACCTGGTCGAAATTCGATACGGTCTGGAGTGGCGTGACGGTCGACGACCTGTTGACTGCGGCAGGTCTGGATTTGCAAGCGCTGCCGACCCGTTTCATCCTCGCCCATTCGGTGGATGGCTACTCAACCAATGTGCCGGTGGCTGACCTCACCAAGGGCAAGGCGATGGTGGCTACTCACTACGATGACCAGCCGATTCTCGCCGAGCACGGTGGGCCGGTACGCCTGCTGGTTCCTCACCTGTATTTCTGGAAATCGGCCAAGTGGGTGAACGCCCTGCAATTCACCGAAAAGGATACGGCAGGCTTCTGGGAACTGCGTGGTTATCACATGCGCGGCGACCCGTTCAAGGAGGAACGCTACAGTGGCGACTGA
- a CDS encoding UPF0175 family protein has protein sequence MTTVAINLPEEVFSSLKFTPQEFVRQMRVTSAIQWYRQGKISQEKASMIAEMDRIDFLQALADEKIEVFSVDMESLKRELAL, from the coding sequence ATGACAACCGTTGCCATCAACCTACCGGAAGAAGTGTTTTCTTCGCTGAAATTTACGCCCCAGGAATTTGTCAGGCAAATGCGCGTGACCTCAGCGATACAGTGGTACAGGCAGGGCAAAATCTCACAGGAAAAGGCCAGCATGATCGCAGAAATGGATCGTATTGATTTCCTGCAAGCCCTTGCTGATGAAAAAATCGAAGTATTTTCCGTGGACATGGAAAGCCTGAAGCGGGAACTGGCACTGTGA